A genome region from Hymenobacter chitinivorans DSM 11115 includes the following:
- a CDS encoding T9SS type A sorting domain-containing protein: MQAICTFSLARATVRRWHKTLWAVAGGLLLASAVQAQPAFPRNETFKGSTASNFTFGGVARLTGTGGTNDPVGSGYLRLTDAANNQAGYAIDNVGFPSSAGFTISFEFFSYGGTTPGADGFSVFLVDAAQPSSGFRIGATGGSLGYAQKTVDPVAPGVSKGYIGIGLDEFGNYSNGQEGRSGGNTEFDANGRVPNAIAIRGAGDGSATTDYPYLTGTDPGALDFSLDVGTTRAQAGSDDYRRAFIDVVPTTVGTVTTYRISVRIQHGSSIRTAIDNFVVPTPPQNLRLGFSGSTGGSTNIHEIRNLNIVQVPFANTDLATTLYNAPVTLNVLSNDVAPGSSIDPTSVDLDPGTVGIQSTLEVPGKGRFAVDDAGVVMFTPSGTFAGTVVAPYTMRSILGEDYTSSPANIRITVQGADIVATIGGPASANRGAAVTYSVMTANRGATTALNVVPRLQLPAGMPLSAVTVPNGSYDPATGWVTYNTITSLTNGAAAVVNTAVFRVTNNQPATLNNQASATSAVPDPDLSNNTASMQTSVGAPLPVELISFTAAADNADAVLNWKTASEKNNARFEVERSFNGAEFQLVKTVDGHGTTSSATQYQHRDVRIGAAAHRLVYYRLRQVDTDGSESFSAVRTVQFTTARKLAVSVYPNPSPGTATLDLTGLPAGECRVLLTDLTGRVLRRYVAAGAQEQPLEVANLAPGAYLLQVQSPTSSPLVFPFVRQ, encoded by the coding sequence ATGCAAGCAATTTGTACTTTTTCTCTGGCCCGCGCTACTGTCCGGCGCTGGCATAAAACCCTGTGGGCCGTGGCGGGCGGCTTGCTGCTGGCCTCGGCGGTGCAGGCCCAGCCGGCTTTTCCGCGTAATGAGACCTTCAAGGGCAGCACGGCTTCCAACTTTACCTTCGGGGGTGTGGCTCGTCTGACCGGCACGGGTGGCACCAACGACCCGGTGGGCAGCGGCTACCTGCGCCTAACCGATGCGGCAAACAACCAGGCCGGCTACGCCATTGATAACGTGGGTTTTCCCTCGTCGGCGGGTTTTACCATCTCCTTCGAGTTCTTTTCCTACGGCGGTACTACGCCCGGCGCCGACGGCTTCAGCGTGTTTCTGGTCGATGCCGCCCAGCCTAGCTCCGGCTTCCGCATTGGAGCCACCGGCGGCTCGCTCGGCTACGCCCAAAAAACCGTAGACCCCGTTGCCCCCGGCGTGTCCAAGGGCTACATTGGCATTGGCCTCGATGAGTTCGGCAACTACTCCAACGGGCAGGAAGGCCGCTCGGGCGGCAACACCGAGTTCGATGCCAACGGCCGGGTGCCCAATGCCATTGCCATCCGCGGGGCCGGCGACGGCTCGGCCACGACCGACTACCCCTACCTGACCGGCACCGACCCCGGGGCCCTCGACTTCTCCCTGGACGTGGGTACGACCCGGGCCCAGGCCGGCTCCGACGATTACCGGCGCGCCTTTATCGACGTGGTGCCGACCACCGTGGGCACGGTCACGACCTACCGGATTTCGGTGCGCATCCAGCACGGCAGCTCCATCCGCACGGCCATCGACAACTTCGTGGTGCCCACCCCGCCCCAGAACCTGCGGCTGGGTTTTTCGGGCTCTACGGGCGGTAGCACCAACATTCACGAGATTCGCAACCTGAACATCGTGCAGGTGCCCTTCGCTAATACCGACTTGGCCACCACGCTCTACAACGCGCCCGTCACGCTGAACGTGCTCAGCAACGACGTGGCCCCCGGCAGCAGCATCGACCCTACTTCCGTTGATCTGGACCCCGGCACCGTTGGCATTCAGTCCACGCTGGAAGTGCCTGGTAAAGGCCGCTTTGCCGTGGATGACGCTGGGGTAGTGATGTTTACGCCTTCGGGTACGTTTGCCGGCACCGTGGTGGCGCCCTACACGATGCGCTCCATCCTGGGCGAAGATTATACCTCCAGCCCGGCCAACATCCGCATTACGGTGCAGGGCGCCGATATAGTAGCTACCATCGGCGGGCCCGCTTCGGCCAACCGGGGTGCCGCCGTGACCTACTCCGTCATGACGGCCAACCGCGGTGCCACCACGGCCCTCAACGTGGTGCCCCGCCTGCAGTTGCCCGCCGGAATGCCGCTCTCGGCCGTAACGGTCCCCAACGGCAGCTACGACCCGGCCACCGGCTGGGTGACCTACAACACGATTACCTCCCTGACCAACGGCGCCGCGGCAGTCGTCAACACGGCCGTTTTCCGGGTAACTAATAATCAGCCCGCTACTCTGAACAATCAGGCCTCGGCCACTTCCGCCGTGCCCGACCCCGATTTGAGTAACAACACGGCCTCGATGCAAACCAGCGTTGGCGCACCGCTGCCCGTAGAGCTCATTTCCTTCACGGCCGCGGCCGACAACGCGGATGCGGTGCTCAACTGGAAAACGGCTTCCGAAAAAAATAACGCCCGTTTCGAGGTGGAACGCTCCTTTAATGGGGCCGAATTCCAACTGGTTAAGACGGTCGACGGGCACGGTACTACCAGCAGCGCCACCCAGTACCAGCACCGCGACGTGCGCATCGGGGCCGCCGCCCACCGGCTGGTATACTACCGCCTGCGGCAAGTAGATACCGACGGCAGCGAGTCGTTTAGCGCCGTGCGGACCGTGCAGTTTACCACCGCCCGTAAGCTGGCGGTGAGCGTGTATCCCAATCCGAGCCCCGGCACCGCCACCCTCGACCTGACTGGCCTGCCCGCCGGGGAGTGCCGCGTGCTGCTCACCGACCTGACCGGGCGGGTGCTGCGCCGCTACGTGGCCGCCGGTGCCCAGGAGCAGCCGCTGGAAGTGGCTAACCTGGCCCCCGGGGCCTACCTACTCCAGGTGCAAAGCCCCACCTCGTCGCCGCTGGTGTTTCCCTTCGTGCGGCAATAA
- a CDS encoding SOS response-associated peptidase — MCGRYTFTSPVPVIEERFDASFLEPMDPTYNAAPSQQLPIITNAEPGRIQLVQWGLLPGWVKDVKAAPKPINARAETLTEKPSFRQLLQRRRCLVLADSFYEWQQTAPAKKGPKTPHRILLRNEQPFAFAGLWDEWVDRSSGEVVPTFTIITTEPNELMASLHNRMPVILPDRRAELAWLDDGHSVTEHQTLLQPYAASLMQEYVVSTLVNSPANNDPSVLAPAA, encoded by the coding sequence ATGTGCGGCCGTTATACCTTTACCTCCCCCGTCCCCGTAATCGAGGAGCGCTTCGACGCCAGCTTTTTGGAGCCCATGGACCCAACGTATAATGCGGCTCCGTCTCAGCAGTTGCCCATCATTACCAACGCCGAGCCCGGCCGCATTCAACTGGTGCAGTGGGGGCTGCTGCCGGGCTGGGTAAAAGACGTAAAGGCCGCGCCCAAGCCCATCAATGCCCGCGCCGAAACCCTGACCGAAAAGCCTTCCTTCCGGCAGCTGCTGCAGCGGCGGCGCTGCCTGGTGCTGGCCGACAGCTTCTACGAATGGCAGCAAACCGCACCGGCCAAAAAAGGACCCAAAACGCCCCACCGCATTTTGCTGCGCAACGAGCAGCCCTTTGCCTTTGCGGGGCTCTGGGATGAATGGGTCGACCGTTCGTCGGGGGAAGTCGTGCCCACGTTTACCATCATTACCACTGAGCCCAACGAGCTGATGGCCTCGCTCCACAACCGGATGCCCGTTATCCTGCCCGACCGGCGGGCGGAACTGGCCTGGCTCGACGACGGCCACTCCGTGACCGAACACCAAACCCTGCTGCAGCCCTACGCCGCCAGTCTGATGCAGGAATACGTGGTCAGCACCCTGGTCAACTCCCCGGCCAATAACGACCCGAGCGTACTGGCCCCGGCCGCTTAA